The Gigantopelta aegis isolate Gae_Host unplaced genomic scaffold, Gae_host_genome ctg5562_pilon_pilon:::debris, whole genome shotgun sequence genome contains the following window.
ACCACGCCGTGTGTCGTTTAGTGTTGCATGTTGATGCctgtaacaaaacaacaaaccaatTTATAGTAGCATAAATGTAGATATCAAATTATTTCTCTCATTCAGAGTATGACTGTTTAGATTCAAAGCTGTACCAAAGCAACAATACAGTGTATTTTAAGGGAGGGGAGTTTATCAAGAGTTAGGTGACATTTTAGAAACAATGTCTCATGTTTATTCATAAAGTAAAATGAAGTCAGTATGGCCATTGTCTTCCTTAATAGATTATTGTTTGCTTAGTATGCATTGCCTGGAACatgaaagaaaaatataaattatgtgtgtgcgtctgttCTTATTGCGTCTTATCTATTTGCGTGTTTGTGCcattatatttgtgtatgtgatTCTATCACTGCGTGTCttggcgtgtgtgtgtatatatctgtctgtgtgtgtgtgtgtaaaggaTTCCCAATtacaaataaactaattaaaaacGCAGTGTTATACTTACACGTTACCTTTAGACTGCTGCCCATCTGTCAAGAAAACAGAGAGAGGATATAAGACAATAAAAAGCATGCTGAAATAATCTTTGTAAACGGTGTTTATCTTTTACCAATATGTCCATTCCTGCCAAAAGTTCACTTCGTTTGTTGATCAGTTAAAAAAGTATTAATGGTAAATATATCAAATCCCATACACCAGAAAACTAAGACAAAATACCAAACCATGTACATAAAAGCAATagacagggttgaaaattagcagtcgcccggtcgccCGTAGCGAACTTTATTGGCTAAGGTCGACTacgaattttacaaaggtagtccgttgggcgaccattgaTTTTAGTGTCTGGCGAGCATGGTgctagttaaaaaagaaacactgatattgatttgaatgtgacaaaacacaccacgTCTAtgtggcgcgaactacagatctggtaGCAAACTACCTAGAACtcaacatgttctatattttgagagcgccaacataatgaataaagataaaatgcatataaaaacatattaatttattaagttttaaacccataccgtctcaaataacattttattgggggtaaaagtgcagtgtgcattaaaacaaaaattatctacaaattaccatcaaacggTATAGGTTAACTCTTTTTTGTGTTTGATACACGTTTTAAgacaattgatggaacatccaaggtaatctgaatgacacaaccataatacatgatcagggccgtatctgcacaaagcagagtcgaGTGGGCATTTAGCAAAAGAGTGGATGATTCCACGGATCTCTGTCTAGAATAGCAACTCCTGAAGAAATCATTTGCTGggaatttcacccctcttgtatcaccacaaagtttatcccatccctcttgcatcgccacaaagaagactgccactcccagactagtttactaaagcacgcgCAGTTATACATTTAGCGTGTTtctactgcattatcttttaccctgtattgaaaatgagatttaatatatttaatttaatggtactatgtaaagaaacatgtttatttatactggatttctttctaatattttttatttgagttggtatgggtttaaaacttatcAACATGTTTTGATATCaagttttactttattcattatgaagttaagcGGCAATTCATTGGTTTTCTTTAACGCAAACGGTTATTATTCAACTGATAAAACactatagttttatttttaactgcaGTTTAATTCCAATGTGATAAtcggagggctagttgaatttgagaagggcaagtaagatttttcttcaactggccctacaccttggttttcatgttaatttttaaccCTGAATAGACCTTTCATACTTTAAATTTATATGTTATATCTATACTTGAGAACATTGGTTACATCacttgtaatataataatacacagaatAGAAATTAAACTGTAGTCTCACCTGATTTTGAAGAAGCACACACATAACCTCGTCTCCACAAAATAACAAAGACAGTCTCTGTCAAGACAGCAATCGCAATCCCTATCAAAATCCCTATAGCAATCCCTGTCCCGATTACTTCATGTGATGATGTTGGCAGAAAAGATTcacctttaataaaacaaacaacaattatCACACAAAGATACATTTTACTTAGAGAGTGGCTGTTGCACTAATAATAAACGTGTCTGTTGTTGAGAAATGTAAAAAcgataacaattaaaaaaccccaaaaaaacccatgcTATACCGACTACCCGAAATACAGAAATAGAATTAAGGgaacattcctgaatttgctgcactttttaagatgttatcgactaacagagactttttaatgattgcaattacatattaaatacatttaatgtataaaatattagcggctgtatattaaacgtgtttgtgatcattctaatatttgtactaggttaaatttcattttatttcctaacatatatgtttttcgtacgtatgaaattattgaagacaaaatccagtttgggcttcttacaaatattaagacgaccagaaacacattgaatatacagacactgatattttaaacaagaaaatatatttaatatgtaagtttaatcgtagacattttgtattagtctgaaacatcatacaatgcagcaaactcaggaatgtgcctttaaCATGTTCGCTTTAAAGGTATGGAAAAGCAGTACTCAGTATGCGCCACCAACccctcagacacacacacagaaatggTGCAGTATTGCTAAATGATGAGAATGGCAGCGATGTTTTATGGTACAAAAAACGATTGCTTACTCTATTAAAAGATGGAAGAAAAAAACGCACCACATTTATGTGAATAAATCAAGATTGGATTTTTATTAATGCACGTcgtaaacaattaatatcatttactaaattatattacatctgCATCGCATATAAGGAAATACGTTTTGATATATCTGTCGTGGGGTCACTGTCTGGGATGGAAAAGACAAGTTCGAACCACCCAGGTGTCGACCACGTGATTCCTCGCACCTGAGGTGATGAACTACATGTAGCCCAGCGTTATAACAAAGCTCTATCTGAGAGTCTGTACATTATGACTATTACCTGGAGGTAATGTCAAAGCTTTCTGTGCCTTGGTAAAGTCTTCGTATCCATATCTATTATAAGCTAAAACCCGCACCAGATATCTCGTCTTTGGTTGAAGATTTGGTATACCAGCTTTCTGAATGGTGTTAACACCGTTTTCTGGAATCACATTAGTGAGATTTGTCCACTGTGATGTTCTGTCTGCTCGGTATTGTACAACAAACGTCTGCTCTGATCCTCCATTAAATCCCCCTATCCAAGCAACTAAGACTGAGTGTGGGTCACTGCTCCATACTGTGAGGTCAGAGGGAATATTCGGAGGACCTTCGAGAAACAAAGATATTTAATGAAACTTTCGCATACCCAAGCATTTGTtatgtaaataaagttaaacgttaataaaaacactattgttaaacattaaaacgcattttaaaatgcaaatatAATACAGCCTAAGCGAAATGATGACATACTAATTCAACTAAGACAGGAAAACCATAATTAATTGCTTAAGTCCTTCCTACTTACACTAAAAAGGCTGTTATTTTATGATGGCTCCCGgtaattaatttgatataatcACAAAAGCAATTGAAGGAAAGGCGAAGTTGGAGTGGTAGTAAGATTCAATTTTAATAACAATCCTCGTCAGTGTTCTACAGCTACTTAGTCTGCAGCTAGCAAACACATCTACTCACACGTTGTACAGCACTGGGCGATGTGAGATAAATTAAGACCATGAGAGAATGGCAGTGAGATCTCATTTCAATGGTCCACAGTTACAGTTTACAACTAGCATATCCATATTTGAATAACTCAATGGTCTACAGTTACAGTTTATAACTAGAATATCCGTCTACACATACCTGCTACATAAAGTGTCAGATTCTTCACAAGATCTGTGTTTTTAGCTCCATTTGACACCACAACCTGATAGGTACCAATATCTCCATGCTGAATATCTGTTAGTGTGTGTTTCCCAGCAGCAGTTACGTCAGTTGTAGGTGAACTACTAGACccaatattatttctgtttccATCAGTCAGTTTGTACCAGGTGAACGTCGGTGTTGGATTGGCAATTACTGATATCTTTAGAGTCACATTACCGCCAATTGCTCTTGTAAACTCTTTCTGGAATGGAACTCGATGGTCTAATCTAGGTGAACCTGGAATATATTGACTGCTTACATTATTAGAATTTGCCTCCATACAGATAACTAAAAACTATTTACATGcgtaaaatatgttgtattctTAATTACCTTATATACAAGTTGTGTATGTATTACTGCTTGTAGTAAACTGTTCAGAAATGGAAGAGAAATGacgaaaaatttatttaaaggcatactgtcacagatttaaggaccttatttctcaaaATATGGATAAtagataaaaattacattaattgttggaaaccaaatctagctatcggatcaccttaactgaaccatgatggtgtgaaatccatgtcatccctctcggcaattttagtttttgaattatggaccattgccataattcaattatttttacaaaatgtcattaataaatggagtatggtggttattaagatggttgaataaagtacatttagggacaaatcaaattagttttgttcaggtaatactttgttagactattaaataggtcagtggtctgtgacagtatgcctttaatgatgcaataacaatttaattatggacatgtggttaaggaccacagagataatgaTAGAGAATACCTACTGACATcattccatgggctactctttttgatcagCAACGAGAAACAGCATTAGGTGCACACTTTACGACAAGACTATTTCTGTTTGGACAATGAAGAAAAGGACCAAAAAGTATCAAACAAGGGTGGAGCTGCCGCTCTATTATATTCCTCAGTACGGTTTTTTCTGTTTAATGTTTGCCAGTTAGTAGAATTATGAGCAAATTGCCTAAGTTATAAAATGGGTAATAGTCTAAacagaaaaagtgttttatGACCTGACTATAATATGGAATGATTATACTATAAACGAGGTAATTAAGGTACTAAACGATATTAAATGACTAATGTACGACGTGTTAGTTATTTGGTCTAAAATAAGTATGTCACGATATAAGTAATTTGACTAAGAAAgcaaacacattttagttttactGTTAGAACTGAGTGAATAACATTTGGTCAATAATTTAcacattaatcattaattataCTAATGTGTAACTCACATCTAACAACAAGCTGCACACTTTCACTGACAGCTGACTTGATGTTGTTTCCCGCTTCACACATGTAGTGTTCTGTATCCAGACACCCAGCCTCGTTCCACGTGTACTCCGCCTGTTTAGAGTGTGTTACTTCACGCAGAGTCTGTGATTTGTTCAGCAATTTGATGTGAGATCCTGGATTACTGTCAACATCACATCTCAGAATCATAGGAGTCAGCTCATCAACTGTAACCGGTGTAGAGAGCGAGTTTAAAGTCAGAGAACTGATTGAAGATTGGTCTGcaagtacatatattagaaacAAATGGATCATTCCATGTAGAATAGGGAATTGCTTCGGAGTTAAATATtgcaatgaaaatattttataaaataatacatgagtagATTCTGAGTTAAACCTATAGGCTAAATCTAACTTGGGTATACTCTgaagtatatataaattattcatgAACTCCAAGGTAATACTTATTTtacaacaatattttgttattttaactagaatggcaaataaataaaagtcaCAATGACTGGATAGTGAAGAGATAAACAGAACAACAGTAGTGTACTTTTAATAAACAGAACTGGCCGGAGTCTTATTAATATGCACGATAGCTcattaatatacaaatgtatgcaTTACGTCACAGGTCAGCCACAGAGGAAGGGTCGGTGGACGTCGTGCACTTTTGCTAGTGTTGATTAGTTCATTAATTAAGCTAGAACAATGGATAGTAATCAATGCCTTGTCTAGAAAACAACACGAGGCGCGTGACCGCTATgtgcattttttatttagttaaatagtttattatactatcaagtcatttatgttgttttgcaAGTCATGTTGATGAAAGCAGACGGTTCTTCTTTATTATCCAAAGCCATCCTGGCTATAGGCGcgacataaacatcaatattattatcatagtaacagttgtgcatatatacatagtgtgatatttaacaatcaaaattacatgaatagagtatataaaatgtcaataggagggtaaacataatatattaatttttaaagaacatttcccttcttagaaaagacttgtataaatattttccaagattgtttaaagtttttatattttccgaGTTCAATAGTTTGATTAACTTAAACACGGAAGGTCTGACGTAGAAGTATttctttatgtaatttattcttagatcatggtaaaaaggacaactcagaataaaatggaattcgtcttcgattgtttcattatcacatagtgtacataatctgttttTCTCTTGGGGTATTTTGGCGTCTCCCGACTTCAATACAAAGGCAATGGTCAGATAATCGTATTTTGGTAATCAGTTTGCTGTATACAAATTCAAGGCGTTTTTTTAGATAGTTCTTGACATTATGAGTAGGATTTAGATGTTGATATAAGAATCCTTTAGATGACGAATCAATTATTCTGTTACAATCCTGGATGAAGTGATCCTTTAAACGTTGTTTAACTGTGAATaagaaaagaagttttattttcgACCTGTTGGCTATCCCATATGTGAGGAAGGCCTACTTCTAGTagaatatttttcacagaatttgcCCAATTAAATCTAGGGAGATTGATATCATCTAATAATAATTCGTAGCAGctctttaaaatacagtttttagtatttaatattttcagccaatatttaataattctgaattttcGAGAAGTGGTTAAAGGAAAGCGACCAAGTTCTGCGAATACCATCatattagtacattttttacttACACCAAGTATTCTTTTGCAGAAATCGATGTGTACCTTTTCAATATCTGTAGCGCTATGGTATCCCCAAATCTCGCAGCAATAGCTTAATATGCTGCTAACATAAGtatcaaacaaatataactTAGTTTCTACATTaaggttacaatcattaaattttCTCAGCAAACCAAATAAAGCTTTGCGACCTTGATTAGCAATGCATTTTTGTGTCTCAACAAACTTTCCATTGAATTTTAATACCAATCCCAGATAATTGAATTCATTTACTATTTCCAATTCGTTATCCCCTAGATACCACTTTTCATTATCTCGTATAATACCTCCGTTACGAAATATAAGAACCTTGGTCTTATcggtattaatacataaattccacttataacaatatatatttagacaatTTAACATTTCTTGCAAGCCTTCTATACTTTCTGAAAAAATAactgtgtcatcagcatacattagcaataataagttcaaatatttcaattcgTAAGAGTTATTGCAGTGGTTTAACAGGTCAAGTTCAATATCgttgacaaaaagagaaaagagcaTAGGCGATAGTGCGTCTCCCTGCATTAAACCCACACTAGTTGAAAAAGAATCAGAGAAGGACCCGTGGTGTTTAACACATGATTTAACATCATTATACATTGATctaattatagttaataattTTTCCTGTGACACCGTATCCGATTAGTTTATACCAAAGACTATTTCTATTAATACTATCAAAGGCCTTTTTGTAATCAatgaaacaacaatataaacgtTTTTTATGCGCTAAAGTGGATGATAGCAGACTATGTATGGAAAAAATTGCATCACAAGTTCCATAGCCAGGCTTAATCCGAACTGGGcatcagatataatattgtGATTACTGCTCCATTGTAGAAGTCTTTTGTTAATAagagaagtaaatattttggataTAACACTTAATAAAGTTATACCTCTATAGTTGCCTACATCGTTAGGGT
Protein-coding sequences here:
- the LOC121366404 gene encoding Down syndrome cell adhesion molecule-like protein 1 homolog, encoding MAVDPDGGPDSVTLSPPPHGSVAEGGSLTVTCAASCKPPCSYSWTPGNQQISPASQLKLTNINRRQTGNVYTCTATNSFLSTSKTKQFTLTVYYGPDSVQLNTTSPLTVKEGNDVAVSCEATNCFPSCSFTWKFNSQSKPSSDVLSLNNIQRSAAGDYMCTARNRNTHKSLDTIITLDVHYQSSISSLTLNSLSTPVTVDELTPMILRCDVDSNPGSHIKLLNKSQTLREVTHSKQAEYTWNEAGCLDTEHYMCEAGNNIKSAVSESVQLVVRCSPRLDHRVPFQKEFTRAIGGNVTLKISVIANPTPTFTWYKLTDGNRNNIGSSSSPTTDVTAAGKHTLTDIQHGDIGTYQVVVSNGAKNTDLVKNLTLYVAGPPNIPSDLTVWSSDPHSVLVAWIGGFNGGSEQTFVVQYRADRTSQWTNLTNVIPENGVNTIQKAGIPNLQPKTRYLVRVLAYNRYGYEDFTKAQKALTLPPGESFLPTSSHEVIGTGIAIGILIGIAIAVLTETVFVILWRRGYVCASSKSDGQQSKGNVHQHATLNDTRRGNSTELVNSDDQTNTYEGLGTRDDTPYAKMELYENLKT